The sequence cttatattaacaatttctttaaaagtttttaatccTAAACCCGACCTCTTACAAATTGTTATTCTCATTCTTGACATCTACCATATTATGttatttcaccaaaaaaaaatctcaaattgtgttatttatcaatttaaaaaataaatagtgttaATAAGCAAAAATACCCTTCAATAAATTGGTattaacttttgttttaaaaaaatatgatggcaTGACAAGtgtattgattgttttttcaccAAAGTTATTTTTATCCTACTTGGCCTATAACTAGAGCAGATAAATTTAGATTGATCCATattaatcaaaacaatgttgtttttaaaaaatcaaatgatgatgttataattgttttttttttctaaataaaaatgagttttgatcAAGTCACAATTAACTTGTGAGGTGGTCCATGTTTTATCGAGTCAACTCTCATGTGGTTTTCTTGAAATACAACTCAAGCTAGATCTCGGATCTTGGATCAATTTGTTGGCCTAGGTTTAATAACACtgacttttattatatatatggtTGTAGTATACTCACTGTGTTTCATCAACTTTAGGAATTCACTAACTTCTTCCTCACTCATGGGTTTGTTTATTTCCATCTCTTTAATGACATCTATAATCTCTTTGCCTTTTTCTTTGCATTTATAGTTTTTCAAGTGTAAAACATCTACCACTTCGAGTTAATACATCAATCTCAGTTTGAAAAACAAGAGCATGACCCTTAATATTAGGAGAATTTCTATAATTATGAGGCAATGTATTGTAGTTCCCATTGTAGGTAATAATAAGCCTTATCAGGACAAGTTTTGGGTAAATTGCTCTTAGTATTTTGAAGCCTACACAtttctactttctttctttagaAACTCATCATGTTTACAACATCATTGTTTTCCTCTTTCACTATTTGTAACAAACCATAAGTCATCATTTTTATCACCTTCTAGTGAAACTATTCACGTTCATCGATGTTATGTCCCATTACTTTATGGAACCTACAAAAATTATCTCTTTCTTGAAcctgattcattttttattggcaAACACCCGACTTACATTAACATGTCATATAACCTTTCCATGGTTACCCTTAAAaccatatctttttttcttccaaactccATGGCATTTACTCCCCTACCTAGAAGTATGATTAGGCAGAGGGTTGGTATTGATGTTGGGGGTATCTTCAAATGTTATCCATcctattttgaataattataagAGCTTCCTCTTGAATGACAAGCAAGTATCAATATTGTGGTTGGGGTTTCTAGCATGGTACTTATAAGTTAGGTTTGGTTTATACCAATCTAGGAAGAAAGGCTTTAGTGGTGGAAATGAAAGAGGGACCATATGATCTATGTTTAGCAATTTTACATACATTTCTCCTAAAGGCTTAGGTAAAGGCGAGAGTTGTTCTTGGTTTCTTTAGTAAGATCTCACTAGATTgtttttagcttggttttctaATGAGTTGTGGGCTGGTTTAAAAGAAGAGGCTTAGCAAAGTTAATATTGGATATCTAGGAAGACAAGGTCTAATAGATTTAGGTTTAGtaattccttttttctttatacCCTCCTTCTGCATTGATtacttcatcatcatttttcctCTAAGTAAACTCCTTCTTCTTGATAGGTTTTGATATTATACTAGCTATTATCCCTTATTCTATtctaaccaataaaaataacataaaaaaatattgggcaAAGTTACCTATCAAATGCTCATAATACAGGGACTTAAAAGTATTGGTGAATAGATTCatcatttctttcttcaacACATATGGTTATACATGCATTGCCTTTTTTTCCACTTATAAGTGTACTCCATCACGGTCTTTATGTTGCTCTTCTCCATCACCATCAAGCTTGTTCAATCCGGAGAAATATCaatattgaacttgtattgttttaaaaaagcatcAACAAGATCACTCCATTTCTTAACCCTTGTGTTATCCAAGGCCATGTACAAGCTTAATGCATAATCGATCAAGCTATATTAGAAGAAATGGATTAGCAACTTTTCATTGCGTATAACTTCTACCTTTTTCTTGCAGTATGACCTCAAGTGCATATTAGGGCATTCCAGCCTCATATACTTGACAAATTCTGGCACCCTAAACTTATTGAGCACCACTATATTTGGCACAAAGCATATCTCATATGCCTCTAACCAGATCATAAACGTCAAATCCCTCAACAACCCTCAATCTTTCCTCCCAAACAGCCCACTTATCTTGTTTAGGATGATCGAAGGATTTAACCTCATGGGATCCCTCCATTGTTAGATCTATTATGGTTAGCACTTGAGTAGGCATAATCAAGTGAGTCATCAGAATGCTCTTTATTCCTTGTGGtataataaaagtattttcccgcaaGTTTTATAAATCAATGATAACCAGAGCTGTTGACAATGGTAATATGGTTGGTTGTTAATTGGATGTTCCTTTCCTAGACTACACTCGTAAGAGATGCTCGAGTAATATAATCATATGAGTTATATTATTCTTAACATCTTCCAGCTCTTTTTGGTAATAGGCCTCAATGTGAACTCTCTATTTGTTTTCAATCCTTATACGAAGCTTAAAATTATATAGTCTAATATTCATGTTTCTCATCTTCTCCAAGAGTAACATATTCCAATTTAGTTTATTGTTACTGGTGTCGATCATCTAGTTGTGGCACTTAAACAGCCCGTTCTTTTCTTCCAAATATTTTGCCTCGGCCTTTTCTttgttaaactttttatttagcaGGTTGatctcatttttcttattatccAAATCAGTTTTGAAGACCCTCACAGTTTTTCCTTTGGCTTTTGCTTTAGCTAGCTCACTTTCCATCATCACATACTTCTTGTATATGTTTTCATATTGCTCAATCCAACTTTTTAACTTAACTTAGGTCCTTGAAGACATATAAGTCATTTCTTGGCAATTGTTGAAATTAGATTTCAAAGCTTATAGCTCAGTACTGATTTGCATCCAATGTGTTCCCAATTCTCCTTGTTCTTTCTTAGCTTGGTTTCAAGCCACCTTTTCGTTTTTCAATTACTTATAAAAGAACatgattttcttgtctttttcctCCAGCTATTGCTTTATAAActttcttaatttcttcttAGTGAGAAATTGCTCCTCAAGGGATATCTGAAGGGCTTTACTGATGTCCACCTTTATTTGGAGCTTTTCAAGTTATTCTCTTAACTTTTTCTCATTGttaatcctcttttttttttttaattggttcaaCAACTTACAAACTCTCGGCTTTAAATCCAATAGTCATAGGGGTGGTGATTAGTGATAGATTTTTCCACTTTTGATACTTTTCACTAATAACTGGATATCCAAAACCATTTGATTCCTTGTTAACCAATATCAGAAGCATCCAGTCCTGCTCGATGTTCTCCACAACTTTCAAAGTAGTTTGGTCCTTGAATAACCCAAAGAATTGGGATAACCCGGTCATCTTTAGCACATGTTGTATACCCCTAAATAGCCTTGCAACTAAAACAGGTACATATCTGACATATCCAATCACTCTAATTAAAGCACCCATTGTCTTTGCCcacaactcatcaatcaatttgTTGTTCTCATATATGGGGCTTTCCTCTTCACTTATCCTCGTGAGATTCcttataattttactttttaatttttcttgctcaTGTCTTTCCACTCCTCTTCTTTAACTATCTTTAATGGTTTTTGACTAAACTACCAGAGTTGTTAAATATCGGCTTTTTGGTCTTTATATGGCTAATTAGCCATATGTACATCAATTGTTAATGACATCTCATTTATTCTTTATCAACCTCCTAAAATGGTTGAGTGTTAAGATAGTTTATGCCAGGATCATCATAATGGGATTTATCTTCGTGTTTTCATATGCAACAAAAACTATAACTATCTCTAAACTGATTATTCCGATGAGGTTTGGAAATAACATCAACCTGAAGATTCTTAAATCAAGTATTCTACCcttttgtttaataaatttacagTCATTCTTCCTCCTTTCAAATACCTCTTTAATCATCTTCCACTTCAGCCCACTAACACTTTTTTCCAATATCTTATAGAGATTTGGAACTTTGATCAATTTGGCCAATTTAGTTAATATTTGGTCACACCTTTAATGAAAGTTTGTTATGCATAGATTTTGAGGAAATTCGGTAAATAAACCATAATTTTTCAAAGTAGAACACATGTCTACATTCTAAAAAGTGAAACAACAATACTCAAGGTCCCAAAAATGCATCAAGGCTTTAATTGTTGAGTGCTATACGAAAACTTTTGTAATTTCCATTATCCTCTCATATTTCTTCAAAAACTCATACTCTCGAATGCTTTTCATGTGTAAGATGAGCTTCTTTAAGTCATTTTTAGAGCAACTCACATTTTTTATGGGTGGAAATTTACTATCATTCAGTCTCATGTAATTCCCTTCTAACAATTATAAGGATTTAGAATCCAACCCATATTCAATAGAGGCTATCTTTTTAATGGTGGTCATTTTATTAGCCCTAAGTCTTGCAATTAAAGATGTTTTTTAGGGTTAGGCATGTATTAATGCAACAATGTTTAATAGTGGAACATACATCCTACAGGTAGATTCTATGCTTTTTTTATGTGAGACATTAAGGTAGGCATTATCTAGTCTTAAAAGGGTCCCTTGTTGTCTTAGTAATTACCCTTATAAGGGTAATATGGAGGCTCAGTAGGATGGGCAAAACCAAATAGTTGATCGGTTATTATCACTTTAACTGACATCCTTAATGGTCGAACAAATAGTCAACTGATTTGATCAACTTATTTAGACAATAACAATACTCATTGTTCCACCAATCAACTGGTCAACCAAATTGTTTGGTAATCCTAATCGATCAACCAGTTTGAACAATTCATGAGATGTcagttcatttttcaattttatttcttttttttaattcatgcaATAAATAAGCTCattctatcataaaaaaaatccatttaatcattcattcattaaaacattatttacataaCATTCTCATATGTAAAATACACTAATTTTccttaataattcaaaattatagcTAATCAAGATTCCATTATTCTTAAACACACTAAATTATCTCCTAAATTGTAGAGACAAGAACAAAAAAGTTTTATACTCACTTatttccctcttcttcttcaaaattgGCCTCccttaaccaaaaaaaaccttgaaaataTTCTATTTCCTTGCTTAATCCCTTCTTAATCTCTCtttgatccttttatttatctctttttagTATTCTTTAGCTAGCATTTATGATAAATTTGTTTCaatgtttctttcattttgctttatctctttttttcaatattgataaaGAACACTTTATCATTTTCGAGAAGCATagtagtattttttgtttagaaatgcattGAAATAATATGTGTGCGATGACATTGAAGTTTATCTGAATGAATTAACATTTATCACATTAGGCCTCCAATCTAGGAAATTGATTTTCCAGGTTTCTTATCTCTATTTTAGTGGTAAAAAACCTTGAGCATAAAAAAAACCTGTTAGTTGATTGATTATCCATAAATATGTTTAAAGAAAGATATAGTGcaattttttacataatttattttgtaaagtcattttaataaatgattGCAAATTACTTAATATTTATGTATTATTTCATAAATCTTATTCATTCACAAATTTCAATACaccataattataatatttacaaatattttaatttgttttttgatattatcatgaGATTTGTCCTTTTTCTATGGTATGTTGGTTGGCTGCTTCTCTTGGGAGCTTTGTTGTGCCATGGGAGCAGTAGCTGTGGCTGCTGCAACTTGAAAGCCATTGTTCTGCGCCGCGTGTGTGTGCAGGATGGGAGAGCTGCTGTAATTTGCACTGGGATAGTTAAAATTGGATTATGAGAGTTTGATGTCATCTTTTTACAAGTGACATGACCAAACTAGCTCAGCGGATATATTGATACATGTGACTTTTAGATTAATATCCGGTTTACatgtaatattattatatttatataaatataaatttattttaataaaaacttaatttatctttaatatttatagaatattatattaataaatctaatatttaatttatgattctagagtaaagataaaagtttttaacacaaataatttataaataaaattataaaattgttataattatgagattcatatttcatcaaaacattatttctaaatattatatGGCAAATTCTTcgaataaattattattggagACCATATAATTTGACAATTTGTGGTTTATAACAATCAAAcctttaaaaagttattaaaacaaaaaatcaaattttcaaataataatctCTAACCAACTTTAAATCTCTCTAATATAATCCTAAaacttcataaataattttatttattatttccgTTAAATCATCACCGTATTACAGTTGGTAGTAACAAAGTGCTTTTGATTTGCTACTTGCTATAATGTtcgaatattttatttttatttataatttcacaGCTGTTTGCAAAGCAAAATCCTTACTTGTTGTTTGCGGAAATTCTTGTTTCATGaattctaaattaataaataaaaagtataacaacataaaaaaagcacaataataatatagataaataacaataattttgtAAACATTTTATGTTATTTCTTATAGGCTTATAGCTTGCATCGTCATTCTCTTCCATAATCCTTCAAGTGGGTACAAATCTTCCAAAAGGACAGTTCTGATCCCTTGACTTAATGTTTCTTTCTATGCTTTCACTAGTGTGAAAGCAGACGAAGGAACTACGAATTTCCAACAGCTGCCTTATCTTCCACCATCACACAGTCCTTTATCTCCTGTATCATCTTCAACACTTGCCACGCTGCCGGTCTCTGTTCTGGTGAGGTCAGGCGACAAATGCAAGCAAGTTCAGTAATCATACCAAGGTGGTTGTCATGCCCGCCACCGTCATCTCTCACTGCTCTGACCCAGTCCAACATATCAGCGGGCACAAGGTATGGATGCTGTGATGGATGCTTCCCTGTCAAAAGCTCCAGCAAAAGGACACCAAATGCGTAGACATCAGACTTGGCAGTGGCTTGATGGCTTGATTTGCGAGTCTCAGGTGCTTTACACGCTGCAGAATCAGGATCTTCACTAGAAGAAGTGTCTGCAAGCAAGGCAAGGCTGTAATCTGTGATGCAGGCCTCAAAATCAGCTCCAAGGAGGACGTTGGCGGATTTCAGGTTGCCATGGACAAGATTCGACATTTGGTGGATGTAGGCAAGACCCTCCGCCACATCTTCTGCTATCTTTAAGCATGATGTCCAATGAAGTGGCTTCGCCCTCGTTGATCTTGAACCTGCACAAATTATTTCCAGTTATAAACTATATATGAATAAATTCTTCCACAGCAGTAACAAGGATTGAAAGGGATTATATCATTTGTTCACGTAGAAAAAAGCACATCGGCGATGGAAGACATGCACCATCAATTCTTCCCGTCATTAGGACAATAAACCTTAAGATCAGTCAGCAAATAAATGAactcttcaatttcatcactgGAGCATGACAAGCAAGCACGAAGACTGGCCATCAAGGTCTCAAAAGATGACAGTCGAGTGTCTTCCTAACTAACTTTCTTGATAATTTACGATGGAGCAAGTAAAATTTACTATCCAGTGATTGACGTCAACTCAGCCAAAACTATCCAGTGATTGATGTCAACTCAGCCAAAGGACATGTTACGTTGTAGAGCGGCCCATGCTACTACAAGGACAAAGTTTTCAATTCACTTTGACTTACAGCTCACGCCATGATTAAAGGCACTACATTTCTTTGAAAACACACCGTGATCGTCGGCAGTGGAACATTAACATTAGAATCCAAATTCTAAAAAAGCTGCAACAGTTTAATATCGGTTTGGAATGATTCGGAAAGGGtgttataaaatgttttttatatgaaaatatattaaaataatatttttattttaaaaaaaactattttaatattaacacctTAAAAACATGGACTAACACCGTTACTTGTGAGCCATCCAATGCAGTGACATAACATGAACATGACACTTTACAAACGCGATTCTCTTGGTTGAAGTTTCCTTTTCAtgtattaattgaatttaactGACATGCCAGAAACCAAATCTTCGCATCACACGTGAGAACTCCAGGAAGAAATTTCTCATGAAAGTATCAGATTGGTTAAAGATGGCTTGCTTAAGACCTGACTTGAGAAAGATTTAGCCTCAATGCTAAAACCTATCTCGAAAATACGTGAActttaagagagagaaaaacgtTGTGAGGATATGGTCCTAACTTAAAAGTAATGAACTCGGAAACAGAAACAAGAGAGATGCAGATCATCCAAGCTAGCCCagataaaattcaagaaagtaggggaaagaaaagaaagaaaaaggcagTACCATGGATGAGATTGAAGAGACTGCCATTGGGTTGATAATCATAGAGAACAAGCCTTTCTCCTTTAGCTTGAAAGTAAGCAGCGATTGGCACCAAATTCAGGTGTCGAAGCTCACCTACAACATCCATATGCCTCTCGAACACATCACTACTAGTTATTGCAGTCTTACCAGCATCAAGCCGTTTCACTGTGACAATCAATTGATCATCAAGAACAGCTTTATATGTAGTTCCAATCGTACCCCTCCCTAGCAACTCAGCGGATGCCCTCATTAGCTGCTCTAATGTATAAACCTGTGCTTTCCCTCCACAAAACACTAAACTCCCACTCCTCTCTGCTCTCCTAACTTGCTGAACCAGCCCTTCTTTTGCTTCCGTATTTATAGTCTCATGACCCTTCTCTCTAACTCCACTTTGCATTGCAGGTTTCGAATGAATCCTCACGGGAGAACTGGTCCCGGTCATtgcttgttctttcttttcaactcgtctttctttcttctgtttCTTGACCAGAACAAAACCAATGCACAGCAAAGAAAGTACTAAAAGCGAAACCCCAATAGTAAATCCTAAAACAGCACTACTTCTATTATGTTTTTGCTTCGAAGGCGGAGTTATAGATACTACAACCCCACCTTGAGCTTGAGCGCTTTGTCCGAACGGTACTCCAGCTGGCGTAATAGCATATGGAGAAGCTGATGAGTCAAAGAACGGAGACCGTGGCTTACATGACCTGTTAATAATCTCTCCGCAAAGATCAGGATttaaggagaaagaagaagtgtCA is a genomic window of Populus alba chromosome 5, ASM523922v2, whole genome shotgun sequence containing:
- the LOC118045716 gene encoding probable inactive receptor kinase At5g67200 yields the protein MPAAQQHTQTHHHHHHHRPSPNERNTNTNTTFSTFHFTMPLTNPILLLLLLLSFTTLTTCQLEQTTDLLPADVVSILSFKSKADLDNKLFYTLNERFDYCQWQGVKCAQGRVVRVALQSSGLRGTFPAFSLSRLDQLRVLSLQNNTLSGPIPDLSPLFNLKSLILNHNSFSGYFPPSILLLHRLKILDLSYNNLNGPIPVNLSSLGRLNSLKLEFNQFNGTVPSLDLGFLVFFNVSGNNLTGPIPVTPTLSRFDTSSFSLNPDLCGEIINRSCKPRSPFFDSSASPYAITPAGVPFGQSAQAQGGVVVSITPPSKQKHNRSSAVLGFTIGVSLLVLSLLCIGFVLVKKQKKERRVEKKEQAMTGTSSPVRIHSKPAMQSGVREKGHETINTEAKEGLVQQVRRAERSGSLVFCGGKAQVYTLEQLMRASAELLGRGTIGTTYKAVLDDQLIVTVKRLDAGKTAITSSDVFERHMDVVGELRHLNLVPIAAYFQAKGERLVLYDYQPNGSLFNLIHGSRSTRAKPLHWTSCLKIAEDVAEGLAYIHQMSNLVHGNLKSANVLLGADFEACITDYSLALLADTSSSEDPDSAACKAPETRKSSHQATAKSDVYAFGVLLLELLTGKHPSQHPYLVPADMLDWVRAVRDDGGGHDNHLGMITELACICRLTSPEQRPAAWQVLKMIQEIKDCVMVEDKAAVGNS